A DNA window from Shewanella baltica contains the following coding sequences:
- a CDS encoding TOBE domain-containing protein, whose product MKISARNTLSGTIKSIEMGAVNNEVTIELAPGVVLTSVVTKASCERLGLKVGDSAYALIKASSVMIGVDD is encoded by the coding sequence ATGAAAATTAGCGCAAGAAATACGCTCAGCGGCACGATCAAATCCATAGAAATGGGCGCGGTAAACAATGAAGTGACTATCGAACTTGCACCCGGAGTCGTATTGACCTCAGTAGTAACTAAAGCGTCCTGTGAGCGCCTAGGGCTTAAAGTGGGGGATTCGGCTTATGCACTCATCAAAGCCAGCAGCGTGATGATAGGCGTTGATGACTAG
- a CDS encoding SurA N-terminal domain-containing protein, translated as MLEKIRDGSQGVIAKGILVLVILSFAFAGVSSYLGSTTDVPAAEVNGDIITKAELEQAYQSERSRMEQQLGEMFAALSADEKYLQSIKQSVLERLVADKLIDQAAKAMGLRVSDEQIIAAVKTEPAFQTDGKFDNDRYQAILRQLGYQPQAFRDMMRVDMTRRQLTAALVGTEFVLAGEAKQLAELQGQTRDVRYLVVDSAPFLATAVVTDEQVKNYYDANQGQFMSPEMVSLEYVELNAADFAKNNPVSDEEAQAYYEEHKAQYVSNEKRLAAHILVMPGSDEAAAKAKAEDLAKQLDSGADFADLAKANSDDTLSAEQGGKLDWFEPGVMDPAFDAALFALNKGQHSAVVKTDFGFHIIKLLDVQPGVTVPFADVKAKIVAQLQDKKAVDQFYSLQSKLADTSYEVPDTLSETAKAVGVDIKTTPLFSRDNVPAALNKPDLVKAAFSETVMLKGLNSEVIELEPNHVVVVRVKEHHDAGTLALAEVKANITERLKQDQANEAARAKAQELMAQVKAGATDLGLVAKAKLGRGAQDVDAAIVGKAFQMPTPSTSPVVDTVGLANGYAVVALDKVNAAEGVSDELVNALKQRLNAQYSEADYRGLIDSLKANAKVLYPVEE; from the coding sequence ATGTTAGAAAAGATCCGCGATGGTTCGCAAGGCGTGATTGCTAAAGGCATTCTCGTACTTGTGATTTTATCTTTTGCATTTGCAGGAGTCAGCAGTTACTTAGGTTCTACAACTGATGTGCCTGCAGCAGAAGTGAACGGTGACATAATCACTAAAGCCGAGCTTGAGCAGGCTTACCAAAGCGAGCGCTCTCGTATGGAGCAACAGCTAGGTGAGATGTTTGCTGCGTTATCTGCTGACGAAAAATATCTACAAAGCATTAAGCAGAGCGTATTAGAGCGCTTAGTGGCTGACAAACTGATAGATCAAGCGGCTAAGGCTATGGGGTTGCGTGTATCTGACGAACAGATCATTGCAGCCGTGAAAACTGAACCCGCATTCCAAACCGATGGCAAGTTTGATAACGATCGTTATCAGGCGATTCTACGTCAGTTAGGTTATCAACCACAGGCGTTCAGAGACATGATGCGCGTCGATATGACCCGTCGTCAGTTAACGGCTGCGCTAGTTGGTACTGAATTTGTGTTAGCTGGCGAAGCTAAGCAGTTAGCTGAGTTACAAGGCCAAACTCGCGATGTGCGCTATTTAGTCGTTGATTCTGCGCCATTCTTAGCGACAGCGGTTGTGACTGACGAGCAAGTGAAAAACTATTATGACGCAAACCAAGGGCAGTTTATGAGCCCTGAAATGGTGAGCTTAGAATATGTTGAGCTGAATGCGGCTGATTTTGCTAAAAATAACCCAGTTTCTGACGAAGAAGCGCAAGCTTATTACGAAGAACATAAAGCGCAATACGTGTCTAATGAGAAGCGTCTTGCCGCACATATTCTGGTTATGCCAGGTAGCGATGAAGCGGCTGCAAAAGCCAAGGCTGAAGATTTAGCGAAGCAATTAGACAGCGGTGCCGATTTTGCTGATCTGGCTAAAGCTAACTCTGACGATACCTTGAGTGCAGAGCAGGGCGGTAAACTGGATTGGTTTGAACCAGGTGTGATGGACCCCGCTTTCGATGCTGCATTATTTGCATTGAACAAAGGCCAACATTCAGCGGTAGTTAAAACTGACTTTGGTTTCCACATTATCAAGCTATTAGATGTGCAACCTGGTGTGACTGTACCCTTTGCCGATGTAAAAGCTAAGATAGTGGCGCAATTGCAAGATAAGAAAGCGGTTGATCAATTCTATAGCTTACAAAGCAAATTGGCTGATACTAGCTATGAAGTGCCAGATACATTATCTGAAACCGCTAAAGCTGTGGGCGTCGATATTAAGACGACTCCACTGTTCTCTCGCGATAACGTTCCTGCTGCGCTGAACAAGCCAGACTTAGTTAAAGCTGCGTTCTCTGAAACTGTTATGCTGAAAGGGTTAAACAGTGAAGTGATTGAGCTTGAACCTAACCACGTGGTGGTGGTTCGTGTGAAGGAACATCACGATGCGGGCACTTTGGCCTTAGCGGAAGTGAAAGCCAATATCACAGAGCGTTTGAAGCAAGATCAAGCAAACGAAGCTGCCCGTGCGAAAGCACAAGAGCTGATGGCACAAGTTAAAGCAGGTGCAACGGATCTTGGTTTAGTGGCTAAAGCGAAACTAGGCCGCGGCGCGCAAGATGTTGATGCTGCGATTGTAGGCAAAGCGTTCCAAATGCCAACACCAAGCACTTCTCCAGTTGTCGATACCGTGGGTTTAGCAAATGGTTATGCCGTGGTTGCGCTAGATAAAGTCAACGCTGCTGAAGGTGTGAGTGATGAGCTGGTTAATGCGCTTAAACAACGCCTGAACGCTCAATACAGCGAAGCAGACTACCGTGGCTTGATAGATTCACTTAAAGCCAATGCCAAGGTGCTTTACCCTGTAGAAGAATAA
- the hupB gene encoding nucleoid-associated protein HU-beta: MNKSELIEKIASGADISKAAAGRALDSFIAAVTEGLKEGDKISLVGFGTFEVRERAERTGRNPQTGEEIKIAAAKIPAFKAGKALKDAVN; the protein is encoded by the coding sequence ATGAACAAATCTGAACTAATCGAGAAAATCGCATCTGGTGCTGACATTTCTAAAGCCGCTGCTGGCCGTGCACTGGATTCTTTTATCGCTGCTGTGACCGAAGGTCTGAAAGAAGGTGATAAAATTTCTCTTGTTGGTTTTGGTACTTTTGAAGTGCGTGAACGCGCTGAGCGTACTGGTCGCAACCCACAAACGGGTGAAGAAATCAAAATCGCAGCAGCTAAAATTCCAGCTTTTAAAGCTGGTAAAGCACTGAAAGACGCTGTTAATTAA